Proteins from one Nicotiana tabacum cultivar K326 chromosome 23, ASM71507v2, whole genome shotgun sequence genomic window:
- the LOC142177518 gene encoding cis-abienol synthase, chloroplastic-like isoform X1 produces MLHIGSRSKTICLSDYKVTNGYVFHHRPSIVRCNCNHASSSVRPQEVKERIRKIFGKIEISPSCYDTAWVAMVPSRDEPKQPCFAQCLDWILENQREDGSWGLSPTHSLLVKDSLSSTLACLLALSKWSVGHKLVQRGLDYIGRQSWSIDNKGQISAAGFDIIFPSMIKYAGELNLNVPLDQSLVNVLFQKQDSAMERNDLRECKTNPAYYYAEGLGKLCQWEELMTYQKKNGSLFNSPATTAAALIFHCNDDKCLGYINSILKQHKNWVPTIYPTTIRIRLQMVDTLQKLGMDRHFEAEIRNVLDETYRLWAQKDEEVFSDVAYGAMAFRLLRMCNFEVSSEELARFKGQEGGSAVGSGPGPSSSSFS; encoded by the exons ATGTTACACATTGGCAGCAGAAGCAAAACCATATGCCTCTCCGATTACAAAGTCACAAATG GATACGTATTTCACCACAGGCCGTCCATAGTAAGATGCAACTGCAACCATGCTTCATCATCG GTACGGCCCCAAGAGGTAAAGgagagaataagaaaaatatttgggaAAATTGAGATATCTCCATCTTGCTATGACACTGCTTGGGTAGCCATGGTCCCTTCAAGAGATGAGCCAAAGCAGCCATGTTTTGCACAGTGCTTGGATTGGATCCTTGAAAATCAGAGAGAAGATGGATCTTGGGGTTTGAGTCCTACCCACTCATTGCTTGTGAAAGACTCCCTTTCTTCTACTCTGGCTTGTTTGCTTGCTCTCTCCAAATGGAGTGTCGGACACAAGTTAGTCCAAAGAG GACTGGATTATATAGGAAGACAGAGTTGGTCAATTGATAATAAGGGTCAAATTTCAGCGGCAGGATTCGATATTATATTTCCTAGCATGATCAAGTATGCAGGGGAACTGAACTTGAATGTGCCTTTGGACCAAAGCCTCGTAAATGTCTTGTTCCAGAAACAAGATTCAGCAATGGAAAG GAATGATCTGAGGGAGTGTAAAACCAACCCTGCATATTACTATGCCGAAGGCCTTGGCAAATTATGTCAATGGGAAGAGTTGATGACTTATCAAAAGAAGAACGGATCACTTTTCAACTCACCAGCCACTACTGCAGCTGCTTTGATTTTCCATTGCAATGATGATAAGTGCCTTGGATACATAAATTCAATCCTGAAACAACACAAAAATTGGG TTCCTACTATTTATCCTACGACAATACGTATACGTCTGCAAATGGTCGATACCCTGCAAAAGCTGGGAATGGACCGACATTTCGAAGCAGAAATCAGAAATGTTCTAGATGAAACATACAG ACTTTGGGCGCAAAAGGACGAAGAAGTTTTTTCAGATGTTGCTTATGGTGCCATGGCGTTTCGACTATTACGGATGTGCAACTTCGAAGTTTCCTCTG AAGAATTAGCACGATTCAAAGGTCAAGAAGGCGGATCAGCTGTCGGTTCGGGGCCTggaccttcatcatcatcattttcttaa
- the LOC142177646 gene encoding cis-abienol synthase, chloroplastic-like isoform X2, with product MERNDLRECKTNPAYYYAEGLGKLCQWEELMTYQKKNGSLFNSPATTAAALIFHCNDDKCLGYINSILKQHKNWVPTIYPTTIRIRLQMVDTLQKLGMDRHFEAEIRNVLDETYRTKKFFQMLLMVPWRFDYYGCATSKFPLKN from the exons ATGGAAAG GAATGATCTGAGGGAGTGTAAAACCAACCCTGCATATTACTATGCCGAAGGCCTTGGCAAATTATGTCAATGGGAAGAGTTGATGACTTATCAAAAGAAGAACGGATCACTTTTCAACTCACCAGCCACTACTGCAGCTGCTTTGATTTTCCATTGCAATGATGATAAGTGCCTTGGATACATAAATTCAATCCTGAAACAACACAAAAATTGGG TTCCTACTATTTATCCTACGACAATACGTATACGTCTGCAAATGGTCGATACCCTGCAAAAGCTGGGAATGGACCGACATTTCGAAGCAGAAATCAGAAATGTTCTAGATGAAACATACAG GACGAAGAAGTTTTTTCAGATGTTGCTTATGGTGCCATGGCGTTTCGACTATTACGGATGTGCAACTTCGAAGTTTCCTCTG AAGAATTAG
- the LOC142177518 gene encoding cis-abienol synthase, chloroplastic-like isoform X2: MLHIGSRSKTICLSDYKVTNGYVFHHRPSIVRCNCNHASSSVRPQEVKERIRKIFGKIEISPSCYDTAWVAMVPSRDEPKQPCFAQCLDWILENQREDGSWGLSPTHSLLVKDSLSSTLACLLALSKWSVGHKLVQRGLDYIGRQSWSIDNKGQISAAGFDIIFPSMIKYAGELNLNVPLDQSLVNVLFQKQDSAMERNDLRECKTNPAYYYAEGLGKLCQWEELMTYQKKNGSLFNSPATTAAALIFHCNDDKCLGYINSILKQHKNWVPTIYPTTIRIRLQMVDTLQKLGMDRHFEAEIRNVLDETYRTKKFFQMLLMVPWRFDYYGCATSKFPLKN, translated from the exons ATGTTACACATTGGCAGCAGAAGCAAAACCATATGCCTCTCCGATTACAAAGTCACAAATG GATACGTATTTCACCACAGGCCGTCCATAGTAAGATGCAACTGCAACCATGCTTCATCATCG GTACGGCCCCAAGAGGTAAAGgagagaataagaaaaatatttgggaAAATTGAGATATCTCCATCTTGCTATGACACTGCTTGGGTAGCCATGGTCCCTTCAAGAGATGAGCCAAAGCAGCCATGTTTTGCACAGTGCTTGGATTGGATCCTTGAAAATCAGAGAGAAGATGGATCTTGGGGTTTGAGTCCTACCCACTCATTGCTTGTGAAAGACTCCCTTTCTTCTACTCTGGCTTGTTTGCTTGCTCTCTCCAAATGGAGTGTCGGACACAAGTTAGTCCAAAGAG GACTGGATTATATAGGAAGACAGAGTTGGTCAATTGATAATAAGGGTCAAATTTCAGCGGCAGGATTCGATATTATATTTCCTAGCATGATCAAGTATGCAGGGGAACTGAACTTGAATGTGCCTTTGGACCAAAGCCTCGTAAATGTCTTGTTCCAGAAACAAGATTCAGCAATGGAAAG GAATGATCTGAGGGAGTGTAAAACCAACCCTGCATATTACTATGCCGAAGGCCTTGGCAAATTATGTCAATGGGAAGAGTTGATGACTTATCAAAAGAAGAACGGATCACTTTTCAACTCACCAGCCACTACTGCAGCTGCTTTGATTTTCCATTGCAATGATGATAAGTGCCTTGGATACATAAATTCAATCCTGAAACAACACAAAAATTGGG TTCCTACTATTTATCCTACGACAATACGTATACGTCTGCAAATGGTCGATACCCTGCAAAAGCTGGGAATGGACCGACATTTCGAAGCAGAAATCAGAAATGTTCTAGATGAAACATACAG GACGAAGAAGTTTTTTCAGATGTTGCTTATGGTGCCATGGCGTTTCGACTATTACGGATGTGCAACTTCGAAGTTTCCTCTG AAGAATTAG
- the LOC142177646 gene encoding cis-abienol synthase, chloroplastic-like isoform X1, which yields MERNDLRECKTNPAYYYAEGLGKLCQWEELMTYQKKNGSLFNSPATTAAALIFHCNDDKCLGYINSILKQHKNWVPTIYPTTIRIRLQMVDTLQKLGMDRHFEAEIRNVLDETYRLWAQKDEEVFSDVAYGAMAFRLLRMCNFEVSSEELARFKGQEGGSAVGSGPGPSSSSFS from the exons ATGGAAAG GAATGATCTGAGGGAGTGTAAAACCAACCCTGCATATTACTATGCCGAAGGCCTTGGCAAATTATGTCAATGGGAAGAGTTGATGACTTATCAAAAGAAGAACGGATCACTTTTCAACTCACCAGCCACTACTGCAGCTGCTTTGATTTTCCATTGCAATGATGATAAGTGCCTTGGATACATAAATTCAATCCTGAAACAACACAAAAATTGGG TTCCTACTATTTATCCTACGACAATACGTATACGTCTGCAAATGGTCGATACCCTGCAAAAGCTGGGAATGGACCGACATTTCGAAGCAGAAATCAGAAATGTTCTAGATGAAACATACAG ACTTTGGGCGCAAAAGGACGAAGAAGTTTTTTCAGATGTTGCTTATGGTGCCATGGCGTTTCGACTATTACGGATGTGCAACTTCGAAGTTTCCTCTG AAGAATTAGCACGATTCAAAGGTCAAGAAGGCGGATCAGCTGTCGGTTCGGGGCCTggaccttcatcatcatcattttcttaa